The window GATTTAGGAACGAATTAACAGTGATGATCATATAATACACCAATGTTAACACTGATATTACCaaactatactaatatatatttactgaCATTTCATGTTTTGTACTCCCATCCATGTACAAATTTGAAGTGTAAATGTTTTACGTTTTGAATGCTTCATTCACAATATACCAACCAAATAGTAAGCAATTAGCTGCGTAGTTTAAACATTTATGAATTGCATATTGCCCCCTCCATACTAAGAACTTAGAAGAGCAATGGAGTGCAAAAAACGACGAACAGTTTACGCATGCAAAAGAGAAAACGGGAAGAAGTTCAAAAGTAAACAAACTTGAAAAAATGAATGTAACTCACTTACTGTACATATAAGCCAGAAactacaaaattcaaaaaggtaaaaaaaaaatcaaggtatattagaagaagaaggaagatctTCATGATATTCCAAACATGGCTGAGTTCTCACCATCGTCGCCGACGGCATTCTACTCCGACCAATCCAAACATTTCCGATCGTCTCACTCTTCTCCgactctctctccatctctcttaaCCTCTTCTTCTTAACCAACTTCACCACAACAACAATCACCACTACAGCGATAACCGAAACTCCAATCCCGGTTAATACAAACCACCACCAATTCCTCCTACTCACCTCCGGTTCGTGTTTCGGTTTAGGTTTCCCGTTTAGAACCACGAGTGCGTAATGCCCATGAGTATTCGTAGCGGCACATTCGTAGTCCCGTATCGTACTGCTAAAACTAGAAAACGACCCATTGTCTCCGAAGGCGATGCATTTCATTTCTCTACGATCACGAGAGGCGTAAGGGTCGAATTTGATCACGATCGGATCGTCTCTCTTGATCGAAAGATTCAGGTTCTTGAGATCATTCGTATTGGTCGCGTCGTAACCGGTAAATCCAATAACCGGAGAAACAAACGAGTAATTATCAGCTAACCGGAAATAAACCGACGAAGAGTGATTACCGAAACTCTCGTAGACAAAAGCTATTCTCTTAGCGTACGGCGTCGTTTTAACCATCGGAGGAATCAAAACTCCACTAAAGTTTGTTCCCTTTCTCCAGAACACACTGTTACGGACCGTAACAACCGATGCTTTGATGTCGGAAAGATTTGACGGGAGTGAGATCGCGTATAACGAGCCTGTGTGTCTTCTTTTAGTACTAGTAGTGGCACGAGCCGCGTATGAACGGATCAGATCGTCCAAATCTCCAATGCTGTTGTTGTTGGCGCACTGAACAATGGAATGTAAATTAGAGATGACgcagaagacgaagacgatgatgatgagacCAAGATTTGTATTGATCGTAGATCCCATTGCCAagagaacaaaatcaagaacGACGATGATGAAGGAGACCCAAATGAGGTTTGGTGTTCTTCATcagatatgaaaattatataactaaaatgaGCTTTTGATCAAAGATTGTGATCCAGGTCGATTAGAACCAAAGTGGAAGAAGCATGATTGAGATTTGGAAACatgattgagattgagattgaggttGAGGTTGTGGTTGTGATGAGGGAATATAATTAAGCACATACGCAACAACACACTTAAAAAGGGAGTATAATAAAATGTAACAGCTGCATGAATAATATGGATTTGATGAATGTGTATGgttctgattaaaaaaaaatatattagagaaattaaaagagagagaccGTACTTTAGATATTCAAAACTCTAAAGAAAAAAGGGGAGAGAAAGTTGGGTTTGAGCTGTATTAATGGTGGAtgttttttttcggttttttttttttttttctgtattagaaagaaagttttgtttttaaattaagaaaaggtTACAAAATAACTTTGACGttggagcttttttttttctttaaccaattttttttttttttataatggaGAATGGATTGGAGATGATATAGAAGATATCGGCTATGATTTGTAATATGCGGATGACGTAATGATCATGCAATTTCTTTGGGTTTTTACGATCACGTATAATATTGACTATTGAGTTTTGTTCAACATGTTCTATAACGTTAAAGagaaaagtaataatattaatcttgctatttaaattttatttattttccttaattaaaacgTATTTTTATTCTAGTTAAGTggtaaaacactaataatattgaCATAAATGGTAAAACACTAAATACTGGCATAAATCGCTATATTATATTGCATGcttatttcaaaaacaaaaactcatatcccacattttattttaaaaaatatagagatagCGAACTGtttgtcatttttcttttcgCATGCCAACACTTGCTAGATGAATGAACACGTATCTTCAATCTTCATGAGTATATATTAATCACACGAAAACTACCAAATACGATTAAACAAATTTCAACTATTTGGTTAAATAACAGGAGAAATGGAGTAATGGTTTAGTAGTTGAAAGCGCCAGCGAAGTATAAGGGTGGAAGAGCTGTACCATCATCACTCCATTTTTAAGTGGGtttgttaatttatttcttttgccaCAACTCTTTACTAATCAAAAAGAAGTTTGAGTTTCTTCATTTATGGTCAACTAGTTTATAAAAGAAGAATTGTGTTTATAgttaaacaaatctttaaagttCCTTGTTCGAATTCCTTCTTTTAGTTAATCTCGTATCATCCTCGTAACTACCTTATTATACTAGTTTAGAGTgacataaaaatcaaaagattttgCATTATTTTCCATGTTTCCTCacttagaaaaaagaaaacgaaaagacaacaaaaacgATTGGTTTTAAAAAGAAGCCTACATAGTAGATGGGCCTAAAACAGGCCTTATAAACCCCACAGAGACTCTCCTATTCTATAAACACCACTGAGTTGGATTTCTAAAGATAAGAGGAGTAACCAATAAGAACGCGAGAAGCTTCCACGTGTCACTCCACAGAATCTTGTTTAGTAAAAAAAGCGCAGCACCAAAAAACTCAACAGAGAAGAAgactgtgagagagagagaagtagacagaagaagaagaagaagaagaagaagttctcTGGGCGTGCTTCGATGGCGATATCAGTAGCAGCAGCAGCTTCGTCCTCTGTGGCAGTGATTGCTCCACGTGTCCCTGCCGTATCCACCCGATGCTCCGCCGTCCCTTACCTTCCTCCTCCTCGCTCCTTTGGCCGATCCTCCTTCACCGTTCCGTTGAAGCTTGCTTCAGGTGACGGATTTATATACTTGACAATCTCTCTTTCTAGGTTTAAATCCCGTGAAATCGTCACAAATTGCCTGAAATTAGAATATTCCGACCcggaattgattttttttagcgATGCCGCGGTTCGGTATAGAACCGGTTTAATAGATCCGGTTTAGATGGTTAAAGCTACACACTACAATCAGAATCAAGTGggttttattgtttaaaattcacgaatttaaatcaaaacaattggTTCTCCGGTTCAATTGCAGGGAATGGTGGTTTGCACAAGGTTGAATTGATGAAGACGAGAGCTTCTTCAGACGAGACCTCCATCG is drawn from Camelina sativa cultivar DH55 chromosome 8, Cs, whole genome shotgun sequence and contains these coding sequences:
- the LOC104708000 gene encoding uncharacterized protein LOC104708000, which gives rise to MGSTINTNLGLIIIVFVFCVISNLHSIVQCANNNSIGDLDDLIRSYAARATTSTKRRHTGSLYAISLPSNLSDIKASVVTVRNSVFWRKGTNFSGVLIPPMVKTTPYAKRIAFVYESFGNHSSSVYFRLADNYSFVSPVIGFTGYDATNTNDLKNLNLSIKRDDPIVIKFDPYASRDRREMKCIAFGDNGSFSSFSSTIRDYECAATNTHGHYALVVLNGKPKPKHEPEVSRRNWWWFVLTGIGVSVIAVVVIVVVVKLVKKKRLREMERESEKSETIGNVWIGRSRMPSATMVRTQPCLEYHEDLPSSSNIP